The sequence below is a genomic window from Thermodesulfobacteriota bacterium.
CTTGCAGAGGTTGGTCAGTCTGAGAACTTCTGTGCCAGTTGCGGCACCACAACTATCCGGGACACAGCAGGGAGCAAGGCCGTGATCAAGAAAATTGTGAGAACGGCAAGTTTAACGGATCACTCCTCCATAAAGAGAGATTTGGCTTACTGGCTGAGCAGAACTCCCGAAGAGAGAGTGGCAACAGTGGACTATTTAAGAAGGCAATATCATGGAAGTTCAACCAGACTTCAGAGATCTGCTCGCGTTATTCAACAAGCATCAAGTTGAGTTCATGCTGGTGGGCGGCTACGCCTTGGCATTTCATGGTGCTCCTCGTTACACGGGAGATATGGACATCTTTGTCCACGTTTCTCCCCGGAATGCCACACGGATCATGGCGGCTCTGAACGAATTTGGCTTTGGGTCTGTTGGCTTAACGGCCGAGGAGTTCCAGAAAGAGAACATGGTTGTTCAACTTGGTGTGCCACCTGTTCGGGTGGATATCGTCACATCTCTCACGGGCATCTCCTGGGAAGAGGCCTGTTCCAGTCGCGCCCAGGGCAAATATGGCGATGTCCCTGTCTTCTACATTGGCCGGAATCAGTTCATCTGCAACAAAAAGGCCACGGGCAGAAAAAAAGATCTCGCCGATCTGGAAGCCCTTGGTGAAGAATAGAGGCTGGACGCGAAGCCTACCTGTCCTCAAACAGCTCCTTGACGAGACCCTTTGGCTCTGACCGACACCCCCAGGAGGCCACGATGCGCCGAGACGCCAGCTCCGCCCCCCCTGAATCGATCCGGACGTCCCGCATCCCCGGAGTCGTCTTCTGCCTGGTCTTCCTGCTTCTCGTCGCGGCTTGCAAGAAAAAGGAGCCCCCGGGTGGTGGCGGCGCCATGCAGATGCCTCCTGCCGAGGTGACGGCGCTCAGGATCGTGCCCCGGGACGTGCCGCTGGTTCTGGACTACCTGGGCCAGACCGAGGCCTCCCGGGTCATCGAGGTCCGCACCCGGGTGGAGGGGGTGCTGGAGAAGATCGAGTTTGTGGAGGGCAACAAGGTCGAGGCGGGGGCGGTGCTGTTCCGGCTGGAGACGACGCCCTTTGAAACCGCCCTGGAGAATACCCGGGCCCAACTGGCCCAGCAGCAGGCGGTGCTGGACAACGCCCGCCGGATCGTCGCCCGCCTCCGGCCGCTGGTGGCCGAAAAGGCGGTGAGCCAGAAGGATCTCGACGATGCGCTGGCAGCGGAGACCACGGCGGCGGCGGCGGTGCGCGGCGCCCAGGCCCGGGTCAAGGAGGCGGAGATCAACCTCGGCTACACCACCATCCGCGCCCCCATTGCCGGCATCACCGGCCGGACCCAGAAGAACGAGGGCGCCCTGGTCTCGCCCGGCCCCGGCGGGGTGCTCACCACCGTCTCCCAGCTCGACCCCATGTTCGTCAACTTCAACATCTCGGAAACCGAGATGATCCGCTTCACCGGCGAGGCCCAGAACAAGACCATTGTCTTCCCCGAGGGTGGCAACTTCGACGTGGAGCTCAAGTTCGCCGACGGCAGTGTCTATCCCCACCGGGGCCGCCTCAACTTCTCCAACCCCTTCTTCAACCGGGAGACCGGCACCCTGGGGGTACGGGCCAAGGTCGCCAATCCCACAGGTGAGATGCTCCCCGGGCTCTATCTCCGGGTCCACCTGCATGGCGCGAAGCGGCCCAATGCCATCCTGGTGCCCCAGCGGGCGGTGCTGCAGGGCCAGAACGGCAAGTTCGTCTTCGTGGTGGCCGAGTCTTCCCTGGCGGAGATGCGCAATGTCGAGGTCGGCGAATGGGTCGGACAGGACTGGCTCATCACCGCCGGGCTCAAGCCCGGCGAGACCGTGGTGGTGGACGGCGCGGTCAAGATCCAGAACGGCATGCCGGTGAAGGCAACGATGATGGGCGAGGCAGCTGCCAGCCAGGGTCCCCCACCTGCCGCAGGGAGGTAGCCCATGTTCTCCCGCTTCTTCATCGACCGGCCCATCTTCACCACGGTCTTCATCGCCGTCATCCTGCTCGCCGGCCTCGCTGCCATCAACACCCTGCCGGTGGCCCAGTTTCCGGAGATCACCCCGCCCACGGTCACAGTCACCGCCATCTATCCCGGGGCCGCCGCCGATGTGGTCGCCAAGAGCGTGGCCGCGCCCCTGGAGCAGCAGATCAACGGCCTCGAGAACATGCTCTACATGTCCTCGAACAGCTCTTCGAACGGCATGGCGGTGATCACCGTCACCTTCGACATCGGCACCGATCTGGACCGGGCAGCCTTGAACGTCAAGAACCGGGTCTCCCTGGCCGAGCCGGCCCTGCCCCAGGAGGTGCGCCGCCTGGGCGTCACGGTGGACAAGAAGTCGGGCAGCATCCTGCTCATCATCGCCCTGCAGTCCCCGGACGGCCGCTACGATGACGTCTTCATCAGCAACTACGCAGCCCTCAATGTCATGGACACCCTGAAGCGGCTGCCCGGCGTGGGCGGTGCCCAGATCATGGGCGCCCGGGACTACGCCATGCGCATCTGGATCAAGCCCGACCGCATGGCCCAGCTGGGCATCACCACCGGGGACATCGCCTGGGCGATCCAGGAGCAGAATTCCATGTACGCCACCGGCCGGATCGGCCAGGAGCCCACCGGCGCCCAGCAGGAGCTGACCATCCCGGTTACCACCCGGGGGCGGCTCTCCGAGCCCTCCGAGTTCGAGAATATCATCGTCCGGGCCAACCCGGACGGATCCATCGTCCGCCTCAAGGACGTGGCCGGCGTGGAGCTGGGGGCCTCGGACTACGAATTCAAGGGCCGGCTGAACGGGGCGGCCACCACCCTCATCGCCGTCAATCTGCAGCCCGGCGCCAATGCCCTCAACCTGGCCAAGGCGGTCAAGTCCAGCATGGCGACCCTGGCCAAGTCGTTTCCGGCCGGCATCGCCTACTCCATCCCCTATGACACCACCACCTATGTGGAGGTCTCCATCGAGGAGGTCATCGAGACCCTCATCGAGGCGGTGGTGCTGGTGTTTCTGGTGGTCTTTGTCTTCCTGCAAACCTGGCGGGCCACCCTGATCCCCACCCTGGCGGTGCCGGTGTCGCTGATCGGCACCTTTGCCGGCATGTATCTTCTGGGCTATTCCATCAATACCTTGACCCTCTTTGGCATGGTGCTCGCCATCGGCATCGTGGTGGACGACGCCATCGTGGTGGTGGAGAACGTGGAGCGGCTCATGGCCGTGGAGGGCCTGTCGCCCAGGGAGGCCACCATCAAGGCCATGGAGGAGGTCACCGGGCCGGTGGTGGCCATCGTCCTGGTGCTGTGCGCGGTGTTTGTGCCGGTGGCCTTCATCGGCGGCATGTCCGGCCAGCTTTACAAGCAGTTCGCGATCACCATCGCCGTCTCGGTGGTCTTCTCCGGCATCACCGCCCTCACCCTGAGCCCGGTCCTGGCCGCTCTTCTGCTCAGGCCCGGACACGGCCGGCGCTTCTTCCTGTTCCGCTGGTTCAACGTCGCCTTCGAGCACCTGACCGCCGGCTACGCCGCCACCACCGCCTTTGCCATCCGGCGGGGGGCGGTCTTCCTGCTGGTCTTCGCCGGGCTGCTCTTTGCCACCTACGAGCTGTTCAACCGGGTGCCGGAAAGCTTTGTCCCGTCTGAGGACCAGGGCTACGTCATGGCCGTGGCCATCCTCCCGGATGCGGCGACCATCCGCCGGACCGCCGAGGTCACCGAGCGGGTGGAGAAGATGGTCCTCAGCCATCCCGCCGTGACCAACGTGGTGTCCTTTGTCGGCTACGACCTTCTGAGCAACGGGCCCAAGACCAGCACCGCCGCCTTCTTCATCACCTTCAAGGACTGGAAGGAGCGGCAAACCCCGGACCTGCACGCCAACGGCGTGCTTATGGCCCTCTTCGGCCAGTTCATGCAGATCAGGGAGGCGATGGTCTTTCCCTTCAACCCGCCCTCCATCCCGGGCCTTGGCACCATGGGCGGCTTCGAATTCAATCTCCAGAGCAAGGGAGAGGGAGACGTCAACCGGCTGGCGGCCGCGGTCTTTTCGGTGATCGGCGGCGCCGGCCAGCGGCCGGAGCTGCAGGGACTGTCCACCACCTTCAAGGCCAACGTGCCGCAGCTCTTCGTGGAGGTGGATCGGGATC
It includes:
- a CDS encoding efflux RND transporter periplasmic adaptor subunit; translated protein: MRRDASSAPPESIRTSRIPGVVFCLVFLLLVAACKKKEPPGGGGAMQMPPAEVTALRIVPRDVPLVLDYLGQTEASRVIEVRTRVEGVLEKIEFVEGNKVEAGAVLFRLETTPFETALENTRAQLAQQQAVLDNARRIVARLRPLVAEKAVSQKDLDDALAAETTAAAAVRGAQARVKEAEINLGYTTIRAPIAGITGRTQKNEGALVSPGPGGVLTTVSQLDPMFVNFNISETEMIRFTGEAQNKTIVFPEGGNFDVELKFADGSVYPHRGRLNFSNPFFNRETGTLGVRAKVANPTGEMLPGLYLRVHLHGAKRPNAILVPQRAVLQGQNGKFVFVVAESSLAEMRNVEVGEWVGQDWLITAGLKPGETVVVDGAVKIQNGMPVKATMMGEAAASQGPPPAAGR
- a CDS encoding multidrug efflux RND transporter permease subunit — encoded protein: MFSRFFIDRPIFTTVFIAVILLAGLAAINTLPVAQFPEITPPTVTVTAIYPGAAADVVAKSVAAPLEQQINGLENMLYMSSNSSSNGMAVITVTFDIGTDLDRAALNVKNRVSLAEPALPQEVRRLGVTVDKKSGSILLIIALQSPDGRYDDVFISNYAALNVMDTLKRLPGVGGAQIMGARDYAMRIWIKPDRMAQLGITTGDIAWAIQEQNSMYATGRIGQEPTGAQQELTIPVTTRGRLSEPSEFENIIVRANPDGSIVRLKDVAGVELGASDYEFKGRLNGAATTLIAVNLQPGANALNLAKAVKSSMATLAKSFPAGIAYSIPYDTTTYVEVSIEEVIETLIEAVVLVFLVVFVFLQTWRATLIPTLAVPVSLIGTFAGMYLLGYSINTLTLFGMVLAIGIVVDDAIVVVENVERLMAVEGLSPREATIKAMEEVTGPVVAIVLVLCAVFVPVAFIGGMSGQLYKQFAITIAVSVVFSGITALTLSPVLAALLLRPGHGRRFFLFRWFNVAFEHLTAGYAATTAFAIRRGAVFLLVFAGLLFATYELFNRVPESFVPSEDQGYVMAVAILPDAATIRRTAEVTERVEKMVLSHPAVTNVVSFVGYDLLSNGPKTSTAAFFITFKDWKERQTPDLHANGVLMALFGQFMQIREAMVFPFNPPSIPGLGTMGGFEFNLQSKGEGDVNRLAAAVFSVIGGAGQRPELQGLSTTFKANVPQLFVEVDRDQAKVMGVPLADIFQTIQTLVGSYYVNDFNKYGRIFKVQLQADPRYRSEPDDLGKLFVRSTSGQQVPLGSLIRVSHTSGPELVTRFNGFPSATISGSARPGFSSGQALTAMEEVAATSLPPDMTFTWSGEAYQQQKAGNQAAVVFLLGILMVFLILAAQYERWTLPFSVLLAVPFGVLGALAAAYATGMENDIYFKIGLVTLIGLSAKNAILIVEFAVMKRAEGLSPREAATEAARLRFRPILMTSLAFILGVIPLVTSQGAGAASRHSIGIGVMGGMLAATFLAIFFVPLFYYLVQSLNEWDPRGRRGRPGAGGRPDVAGPEPAVEAGGDGDAR